The Mus caroli chromosome 9, CAROLI_EIJ_v1.1, whole genome shotgun sequence DNA window AGAATGGGATTTGAGTGTCTATAGACTCAACCCATGGcctgagttttgtgtgtgtatgtgtgtgtgtttattgtgttGTGGTTGAATCTCCTCAGTCAGCTTCCTTCTCATGCTGCCACAGCCTTTACCATTATAGACTTTGTCCCTAAATCACAAGAGATACAATAAAAGCAATTGCTATTCAATGCTAAGCTAATTTGCTATTCtagtgttttttatatttttaattttgttttgtttttgttttgaagacaatgtttctctgtgtagccctggctgtcctcaaagtagatatgtagaccaggcaggtcttgaagTTAGAAATTCACCTGTtttggctcccaagtgctgggattagatgtgGGACAACATccctggctttgttgttgttgttgtttttatattattagaTGGAATGTAAGTTTTTGTACATGTCAAACATATGCTCTTTTGCTGATCTTCATTCACATCTGGAATTTTGAAATTTGACAGAGTCTATTTCTCAGGATGGCTTTGTCAAATTTCAAAATTCCAGATTCATGACATTAATACTACCTGAGCCTTCTGAATCATTGTAGTTCACATATGTGATATGTTTCCTAcatgttgtgtttgttttgaaaattttttaatgaatatgagtattttgcctgtattcATGTAGTCCTCAGGACACATATTCCTCagggctctgcctctctgaggcACTTCCATCATGGTTGTGCTAACTGGTGCACCACACTCCATGAATTCTAAAGCTATTTGCTGTTACTCTTCCATGGGCCTTGACAAAAGATGGCCTCAGAACTCCCAAACTTGGAATAGTGGATAGTTGTGAGCCCCTATAAGAccagcaagtgctgttaactcCTGATTCATTTACATtgctaatatttttattggtttatttggTACTATTTAAACATGCATTCCCTTTTAGTTAAATCTTTATGTAACTATTTAAAATGGGACACTTCAGATTTCTGGAAGATGAATGCAGAAACACAAAGGATGTATGAACTTGTgtgagttctttccatcttttttgtttgtttgattgatttttgtagGGGACTCAGGGTgttatgtatctctggctgtctttCACAAACCAGGCAAACAACTCAATGAGATACAACTGCCCCTGCCTggagagtgctaggattaaagccatgaGCCAGTACACCCAGACTGCCCATCATTTGTTGTATTTGTTAATTGTTCATACAATATCTCTGATGTGTGCTCAGTATGAtcattttgcttctctctctctctctctctctctctctctctctctctctctctctctctctctcttttgattagcatttctccTGCAAGGCTATATCCTATTCAAAGGGCACAAAAATGACAGAGGTGAACCTTATTATATATTTCCTTCTACAATGACTTGGCAATTACATTAGAATTACTGTGTCAGGAAATAAGTGGGGGAAGCACCagaattatatgaatatattgtcAATGAAGTATACATTTACAGTATTGCCGCTATCATATTTTCTGTTCTACACACGAATGGGATATTTTAGAATGCAATGACCTATGCTGATGTGCATGTGAATTTCACTTGGGAAGAGTGGGCTTTGCTGAATCCTTCCCAGAAGAGTCTCTACAAAGAGGTGATGCTGGAGACCTATGAGAACCTCACTGCTATAGGTAAGATAGTGGATTTtcgttgactttttaaaataaggggagaaatgtttctttgttattgatgATCTTCTGTTATTTCAATtgagaatgagaaaaatgaggtGAATAAATCAAACATTGTTCTAACGTTCACTGGATATAGTAACTTAAAATTTCCTTAATTTccaataatatatacattttttggTACTGCATTTTAGGCTACAATTGGGAAGACCATTATATTGAAGAACAATTTCAAAGTTCTAGAAGAGATGGAAGGTAATTTTCATGTGCAAGCTGATACAAATATAGCTCTGAGGAAATTTTACTCTGCTCTGGAAGTTCAAAGCCACAACTTAAACAACTGCTTCTTTAAGTATAtcaaaataaagtctttctttACGTATATTAATGGTTATTATAGTCCCATAAATCTATGTACCTCAATGTCAGCTGCCTGGTTTAAGAGGCATTCTTCTAAGAAAGGAGACAAGGAAACAATGCCTTAACAGATATCACCATTTGAATCATAGCCCTATTAGAGCTATGCTGTAGAACTTCTGATCTGtatcacttaaatattttaaaaagtatacactTAGAATAGGTGGTAAATATATCTTCAAAATAGTCTAATGAGCAAATAGTCCATAGTAAAGCTGGTATTACTTATATTCTTGTAGTAACATTGCTAAATGTAGTGAGAGGGGCAGTTTATGAGAGTCAAGAATTAGATACCTTAATCCCTTACCACATGTATGTGAGTAACAACAATCCAACTGTGTGAATGCAATGTGGAAAcctttattttgttattctcCTCTTAATGGGTATATCATATTTCACAATGTATACATACCATTGAGCCTAGGGATATTCAAAGAAACAACGTAcctctttctctcccagaaaAAATTAGAAGATATCTAATAGTTCCCACTTGGAGTAGACTTTCTAAATATGGTACAAGTTTACAATTTGATAAATCTCTTGGgttctttcagttttcttcaaatatatgaaaacttcatatagaaaaagaATGCTATAAATGTGAGCCATGTAATAAATGCTCTTACCAGCACAGGTATTGTCAAAGATGCCTAAGAACTCATAATGAAGGGGGAACACATTGAATGTAAACAAAGTGATACAATCCTAGAATCTGATTCCTCTTTACCATTAGAccaaattataatattaattcaTACAGATAAAAAATTCAACAgtgtaatgaatgtggtaaagctttCACATGTGCCAATTATCTTTACAGGCATAAAAGAggtcatactggagagaaaccctatgaatgtaatcattGTGGTACAGCCTTTGCAAGGCATGGTCATCTGCAAAGGCATAAAGGAACgcatactggagagaaactttATGAATGTAATCGATGTGGTAAAGTCTTTGCATGGAACTGTCATCTCCGAatccataaaagaacacatagtggagagaaaccttacaaatgtgatCAATGCGGTACAGCCTTTGCAAGTCATTGTCGTCTTCAAaggcataaaagaacacatactggagagaaaccttatgaatgtaatcaatgtggtaaagcctttacacAACACAGTACTCTACAAgttcataaaagaacacatactggagagaaaccctatgaatgtagccaatgtggtaaagcctatTCACGTCACAGTCATctccaaagacataaaagaacacataccggagagaaaccttatgtatgtaatcaatgtggtaaagcctttgcttATCAAAATAGTCTCCagtatcataaaagaacacatactggagagaaatcttatgaatgtaagcaatgtggtAAATTCTTTCCATGCCGTAAGcatcttcaaatacataaaagaacacatgctGGACAGAAAGGctatgaatgtaaccaatgtggtaaagcctttgctttTCATAGTCATTTCCAAAGACATAAAAGACATattggagagaaaccttatgaatgtaaccACTGTGATAAAGCCTTTGCAAGTCACAATAATCTTCAAAAACATATAAGAagacatactggagaaaaaccttaTAAATGTAATCTGTGTGATAAAGCCTATGCACATCACAGTCATCTCCAAACACATGAAAGAGtgcatactggagagaaaccctacaaatgtaatcaatgtgataaagccttttcacaacaAAGTTCTCTACAAGTgcacaaaagaatacatactggagagaaaccctatgaatgtaaccaatgtggtaaagcctttacatGTCACAGATATctccaaagacataaaagaacacattctggagagaaaccctatggaTGTAACCAATTTGGTAAAATATTTGCACAACATAGTACTGTCCACAgcataataaaaggaaatatttgagaGAAACTCTATGAATATAATGTGTGGTAAACCTTTGCAGGTCAAAGTCATTTTCAAaggcatgaaagaattcatactggggAGAAACCTCATGAATGTATTTAATATGGTGACACCTTTGCATATTTCTATAGTCTTCATCGTCATGAAAGTATTCCTACTGGAGAGAAATTCTATGAATGTAAGCAGTGTGATAAAGCCTTTGTGTTATGGATCCACTTAGATCCAACACAAGTCAAACACCAGATCAATGCTAATGACAAAAATTAATTGTAATAAAGCTGCTACTGATTAAGCAGGACCTTAGAACATATTCTGGAGGTGAAATGCAACCCATGTTATGGAGCTTTTAAGCTTGGAAagcacaaacatctgtgccaagttacaGCTACATTTTTCTATCCATCAGCATTTAGGgataatagtttttgtttttgttttttttttttttggttggtttgttggttagttttttgggttttgttttgttttgttttgtttttgtttttgtttttgttttgttttttgagacagggtttctctgtatagccctggctgtcctggaactcactttgtagaccaggctggtctcgaactcagaaatccacctgcctctgcctcctgagtgctgggattaaaggcgtgcgccaccatgcctggctgataaTAGCTTTTCTTATGTGATTAATCTATGACAGTAGATACAAAATGCATGTTTTACAATCTAATCAATCATACCCATTTGTTCTTTTGTAATTAGGAACAGTTATTATGTTTGGGGGAACCAAAGATGGTAACAGATGCTGTAGTTAGGAACAGTCATGTTTTAGGGAATAGAAGTCATGGTTAGGTTGATGTGCTatggatatgtatatattatttgatGTTCATTGCTTCTTTATGTTCATATTAGTTACCATTTGACAGTTCCCTTTAAAGTACTGTCTTCCAAGGGAACTATTTCAAGATGGTAATGTAATAGCAAAGATAATATAACAGCAatgagatttattaatttttttctgttgtttgtgtgtaaTGCGATTATTGGCTTTTAGGCcatgatggatagatggagacTGGAAAACAACTTTCTACTTTGACCATCTTTCTATTGTGATAAAGGTCAGGTTGCCAACTTTGCATACCACAGAAATTttccactgagccaactcactgAGGTTCAAATAAGATTAATTGAAATATTCCATCTCTAAAATATTGTCTTCTTTTCAAATTGTAAACATATTGTCATCTAAGGATTGAGGAAAACAGGatgcttataataataaattctatttgcaaaagaaaatgatatactactatcatgttttgtttttgtttgtgttgtttggaGAATGTGTTAGTTTATTCTTAGGAGTGAACATTTGTCCATAACACTTTCTCAGAACCATAATTGATTGCCAAAAATTATCTCACTGGGTAAAGTGATTACTGCtaacctgataacctgagttcaatgtcTGGGAGAACCATATTACTCCTacaggttttttttcctcttatttctaTACTTGGGCTAtggcatatgcacatataccagcacatacataaataattttaaaacacaaatgaaggCCAATGAGGTTGTTTGAACCAAATGACTTCCTGTGTTTCATTTCTAGAACTCACATAGGAAAGTAGAAATTAGCCACCAGTAATTTCTCCTCTCACTGCCACATGAGCACAGTGGGACAGatgtatatacacaaaaacaGTTCAAACATTCTCTGAATGGATGAAattaacaaagcaaagaaaataaccaaattaatgagAACATATGAAATTATTtgcaaatt harbors:
- the LOC110301497 gene encoding zinc finger protein 431-like isoform X1 — its product is MHSLLVKSLCNYLKWDTSDFWKMNAETQRMYELNAMTYADVHVNFTWEEWALLNPSQKSLYKEVMLETYENLTAIGYNWEDHYIEEQFQSSRRDGRHKRGHTGEKPYECNHCGTAFARHGHLQRHKGTHTGEKLYECNRCGKVFAWNCHLRIHKRTHSGEKPYKCDQCGTAFASHCRLQRHKRTHTGEKPYECNQCGKAFTQHSTLQVHKRTHTGEKPYECSQCGKAYSRHSHLQRHKRTHTGEKPYVCNQCGKAFAYQNSLQYHKRTHTGEKSYECKQCGKFFPCRKHLQIHKRTHAGQKGYECNQCGKAFAFHSHFQRHKRHIGEKPYECNHCDKAFASHNNLQKHIRRHTGEKPYKCNLCDKAYAHHSHLQTHERVHTGEKPYKCNQCDKAFSQQSSLQVHKRIHTGEKPYECNQCGKAFTCHRYLQRHKRTHSGEKPYGCNQFGKIFAQHSTVHSIIKGNI
- the LOC110301497 gene encoding zinc finger protein 431-like isoform X2; this translates as MGYLDGLQFLTIMNNYYEHSTQNAMTYADVHVNFTWEEWALLNPSQKSLYKEVMLETYENLTAIGYNWEDHYIEEQFQSSRRDGRHKRGHTGEKPYECNHCGTAFARHGHLQRHKGTHTGEKLYECNRCGKVFAWNCHLRIHKRTHSGEKPYKCDQCGTAFASHCRLQRHKRTHTGEKPYECNQCGKAFTQHSTLQVHKRTHTGEKPYECSQCGKAYSRHSHLQRHKRTHTGEKPYVCNQCGKAFAYQNSLQYHKRTHTGEKSYECKQCGKFFPCRKHLQIHKRTHAGQKGYECNQCGKAFAFHSHFQRHKRHIGEKPYECNHCDKAFASHNNLQKHIRRHTGEKPYKCNLCDKAYAHHSHLQTHERVHTGEKPYKCNQCDKAFSQQSSLQVHKRIHTGEKPYECNQCGKAFTCHRYLQRHKRTHSGEKPYGCNQFGKIFAQHSTVHSIIKGNI
- the LOC110301497 gene encoding zinc finger protein 431-like isoform X4; the protein is MNNYYEHSTQNAMTYADVHVNFTWEEWALLNPSQKSLYKEVMLETYENLTAIGYNWEDHYIEEQFQSSRRDGRHKRGHTGEKPYECNHCGTAFARHGHLQRHKGTHTGEKLYECNRCGKVFAWNCHLRIHKRTHSGEKPYKCDQCGTAFASHCRLQRHKRTHTGEKPYECNQCGKAFTQHSTLQVHKRTHTGEKPYECSQCGKAYSRHSHLQRHKRTHTGEKPYVCNQCGKAFAYQNSLQYHKRTHTGEKSYECKQCGKFFPCRKHLQIHKRTHAGQKGYECNQCGKAFAFHSHFQRHKRHIGEKPYECNHCDKAFASHNNLQKHIRRHTGEKPYKCNLCDKAYAHHSHLQTHERVHTGEKPYKCNQCDKAFSQQSSLQVHKRIHTGEKPYECNQCGKAFTCHRYLQRHKRTHSGEKPYGCNQFGKIFAQHSTVHSIIKGNI
- the LOC110301497 gene encoding zinc finger protein 431-like isoform X6; its protein translation is MTYADVHVNFTWEEWALLNPSQKSLYKEVMLETYENLTAIGYNWEDHYIEEQFQSSRRDGRHKRGHTGEKPYECNHCGTAFARHGHLQRHKGTHTGEKLYECNRCGKVFAWNCHLRIHKRTHSGEKPYKCDQCGTAFASHCRLQRHKRTHTGEKPYECNQCGKAFTQHSTLQVHKRTHTGEKPYECSQCGKAYSRHSHLQRHKRTHTGEKPYVCNQCGKAFAYQNSLQYHKRTHTGEKSYECKQCGKFFPCRKHLQIHKRTHAGQKGYECNQCGKAFAFHSHFQRHKRHIGEKPYECNHCDKAFASHNNLQKHIRRHTGEKPYKCNLCDKAYAHHSHLQTHERVHTGEKPYKCNQCDKAFSQQSSLQVHKRIHTGEKPYECNQCGKAFTCHRYLQRHKRTHSGEKPYGCNQFGKIFAQHSTVHSIIKGNI
- the LOC110301497 gene encoding zinc finger protein 431-like isoform X3, with translation MLFFLCENAQPQRKNAMTYADVHVNFTWEEWALLNPSQKSLYKEVMLETYENLTAIGYNWEDHYIEEQFQSSRRDGRHKRGHTGEKPYECNHCGTAFARHGHLQRHKGTHTGEKLYECNRCGKVFAWNCHLRIHKRTHSGEKPYKCDQCGTAFASHCRLQRHKRTHTGEKPYECNQCGKAFTQHSTLQVHKRTHTGEKPYECSQCGKAYSRHSHLQRHKRTHTGEKPYVCNQCGKAFAYQNSLQYHKRTHTGEKSYECKQCGKFFPCRKHLQIHKRTHAGQKGYECNQCGKAFAFHSHFQRHKRHIGEKPYECNHCDKAFASHNNLQKHIRRHTGEKPYKCNLCDKAYAHHSHLQTHERVHTGEKPYKCNQCDKAFSQQSSLQVHKRIHTGEKPYECNQCGKAFTCHRYLQRHKRTHSGEKPYGCNQFGKIFAQHSTVHSIIKGNI
- the LOC110301497 gene encoding zinc finger protein 431-like isoform X5; protein product: MNAMTYADVHVNFTWEEWALLNPSQKSLYKEVMLETYENLTAIGYNWEDHYIEEQFQSSRRDGRHKRGHTGEKPYECNHCGTAFARHGHLQRHKGTHTGEKLYECNRCGKVFAWNCHLRIHKRTHSGEKPYKCDQCGTAFASHCRLQRHKRTHTGEKPYECNQCGKAFTQHSTLQVHKRTHTGEKPYECSQCGKAYSRHSHLQRHKRTHTGEKPYVCNQCGKAFAYQNSLQYHKRTHTGEKSYECKQCGKFFPCRKHLQIHKRTHAGQKGYECNQCGKAFAFHSHFQRHKRHIGEKPYECNHCDKAFASHNNLQKHIRRHTGEKPYKCNLCDKAYAHHSHLQTHERVHTGEKPYKCNQCDKAFSQQSSLQVHKRIHTGEKPYECNQCGKAFTCHRYLQRHKRTHSGEKPYGCNQFGKIFAQHSTVHSIIKGNI